One stretch of Candidatus Krumholzibacteriia bacterium DNA includes these proteins:
- a CDS encoding GAF domain-containing protein, which yields MKKKKIRVAILGGGEADLYVMGELHKQRDVEIAFVYDRYPAAVAVEIAEILGIPRVTSPEGIADHLPVDLAIAGEPRDRFEREIEKLGKAEVLDHSVALSRLCRREVPAAPPAPPDDVPYTIDDAIEGFERLFDRARLLRFLLDVAVETTAASNGSIMLYSPEARELFIAHATGLSERVIRNTRQKLGEGISGSVAAERKGKLIRQAAVGRSYSSQLDRVNIGSACSVPLLDGERLLGVLNVSSMPTGRELTMPDLHTLERLSRRIARVLSESIRLQELQVRAGEMELRQSVGELADKPGSTAERFSLLTSLVCEMTGAESVEVFVSTTGGEWLVLGGSSYRVAVEPDVVRVGRGALSRAYLERRTIILTEPVDPQSEQIASSFAFVPLVMSEVLGVAVFEFAERHRLDEFMAARNSITLELSRFISSERRERRLRAELASLAKISEAVPAVISCRSLEELSETLARVIADALGCERVSVRLRPGKDAPWTPFRYDAAGKPDTAWPAEDEERFARLERRRESFQMAFVDFGPLTPGGRATRSMLAVPVREGGELVGGILAYDKRPGTAVEETSFSPHDESVVEQALAMARPVVKALVTPGKGARPSYDDVLAGNAHRMARMIDAETARADRYHLPFSLLFIRVPALEGLFASDEPAAMRVAEEIQRGFRTRTRNSDFGCWIRRDAYALLSLEGTRRIKFLISRLVAYLQKDVAAAGIAGEAVEVAVGVATYPGSSRTAEALLEEAERVSRAKPAE from the coding sequence ATGAAAAAGAAAAAGATACGAGTTGCCATCCTGGGCGGCGGCGAGGCGGACCTCTACGTCATGGGCGAGTTGCACAAGCAACGCGACGTGGAGATCGCATTCGTCTACGACCGCTACCCGGCGGCCGTGGCGGTAGAGATAGCGGAGATCCTCGGCATTCCCCGCGTGACCAGTCCGGAGGGGATCGCCGATCACCTGCCCGTGGACCTCGCCATCGCGGGCGAGCCGCGCGATCGATTCGAGCGCGAGATCGAGAAGCTGGGCAAGGCGGAGGTGCTGGATCACAGCGTGGCGCTGTCGCGCCTGTGCCGGCGCGAAGTGCCCGCCGCCCCGCCCGCGCCACCCGACGATGTTCCCTACACAATCGACGATGCCATCGAGGGCTTCGAGCGCCTGTTCGACCGGGCGCGCCTGCTCCGCTTCCTGCTCGATGTGGCGGTCGAAACCACCGCCGCCTCCAACGGGTCCATCATGCTCTACTCGCCGGAGGCGCGCGAGCTGTTCATCGCCCACGCCACCGGGCTCAGCGAGCGCGTCATCCGCAACACGCGCCAGAAGCTGGGCGAGGGCATCTCGGGATCGGTGGCCGCGGAGCGCAAGGGCAAGCTGATCCGCCAGGCCGCGGTGGGGCGCTCGTATTCCTCGCAGCTCGATCGCGTCAACATCGGTTCGGCATGTTCGGTGCCGCTCCTGGATGGAGAGCGCCTGCTCGGCGTGCTGAACGTCTCTTCCATGCCCACCGGCCGCGAGCTCACCATGCCCGACCTGCACACGCTGGAGCGCCTGAGCCGCCGCATCGCGCGCGTACTCTCCGAGTCCATCCGCCTGCAGGAGCTGCAGGTGCGGGCGGGGGAAATGGAACTGCGCCAGTCGGTGGGGGAACTGGCCGACAAGCCCGGCTCCACCGCGGAGCGGTTTTCGCTGCTCACGTCGCTGGTGTGCGAAATGACGGGTGCGGAGTCGGTGGAGGTGTTCGTCAGCACCACCGGTGGTGAATGGCTGGTGCTGGGTGGATCGAGCTACCGGGTGGCAGTGGAACCGGACGTGGTGCGCGTGGGACGGGGTGCACTGTCGCGGGCCTACCTGGAGCGGCGCACCATCATCCTCACCGAGCCGGTTGATCCGCAGAGCGAGCAGATTGCCTCGTCCTTTGCATTCGTTCCGCTGGTGATGTCGGAGGTGCTGGGTGTGGCGGTATTCGAGTTCGCGGAGCGCCACCGCCTGGACGAATTCATGGCCGCCAGGAACTCCATCACACTGGAGCTGTCGCGCTTCATTTCTTCGGAGCGGCGTGAACGCAGGCTGCGCGCGGAACTCGCGTCGCTGGCCAAGATCTCGGAGGCCGTCCCGGCGGTCATCTCGTGCCGCTCGCTCGAGGAATTGTCGGAAACGCTCGCGCGGGTGATTGCCGACGCGCTGGGCTGCGAGCGCGTGTCGGTGCGGCTGCGGCCCGGCAAGGATGCGCCGTGGACGCCGTTCCGCTACGACGCGGCGGGAAAACCGGACACGGCGTGGCCGGCGGAGGACGAGGAGCGTTTTGCGCGCCTCGAGCGCCGTCGCGAGTCGTTCCAGATGGCCTTCGTCGACTTCGGCCCATTGACGCCCGGCGGCCGCGCCACGCGCTCCATGCTCGCGGTACCCGTGCGCGAGGGCGGGGAACTGGTCGGCGGCATCCTTGCCTACGACAAGCGGCCCGGAACCGCGGTGGAAGAGACCTCGTTCTCGCCGCATGACGAGTCGGTGGTGGAACAGGCGCTGGCCATGGCGCGGCCGGTGGTGAAAGCGCTGGTGACGCCGGGCAAGGGCGCGCGGCCTTCATACGACGACGTGCTGGCGGGCAATGCCCATCGCATGGCGCGCATGATCGACGCGGAGACGGCGCGCGCGGACCGCTACCACCTGCCGTTCTCGTTGCTCTTCATCCGCGTGCCCGCCCTGGAGGGGCTCTTTGCGAGCGACGAGCCGGCTGCCATGCGCGTCGCCGAGGAGATCCAGCGCGGTTTCCGTACCCGAACGCGCAACAGCGACTTCGGCTGCTGGATCCGGCGCGACGCGTATGCACTGCTCTCCCTGGAAGGCACGCGCCGCATCAAGTTCCTCATCTCACGGCTGGTGGCCTACCTGCAGAAGGACGTCGCCGCCGCCGGCATCGCCGGGGAGGCGGTGGAGGTCGCGGTGGGTGTCGCCACCTACCCGGGCTCCTCGCGTACCGCCGAGGCCCTTCTCGAGGAAGCGGAGCGCGTCTCGCGCGCCAAACCCGCCGAGTAG
- the mutS gene encoding DNA mismatch repair protein MutS, with translation MSDTTTPLMSQYRDIKRSHSDCILLFRVGDFYETFYEDAVDIAGILNITLTTRDKNKPNPIPLAGVPFHAAETYITRLLAAGRKVAVCEQVEDPALAKGLVRREVVEVLTPGTALNAQLVADADNNYCLGVFPTEDGMRAVALIDVGTGECACGEADGDAYLHLIQGKRIRELVVPAAAADELRTSLAPHLGNPFLTALSDDEFDLAPARAALAAHFGDGAEALVGALTAGEAAVTGALVRHCLRLRGGVLPQVVTVTRLGAAPFLSLDEETIANLELFEPLRGGVQSATLLRTLDRTLTPMGARALRHWIQRPLCDVARIDERLDAVARVHSDAGMAELLVRALKGVADVQRLSARIASRKAIPRELHALRESLEKIPGLAGVVGTCGTPLLESAGTMLGEHAALCGEIERAIVVEPPSHLREGGVIRRGFDADLDRLIDESESARKWIASLEARERDRSGIASLKVGYNKVFGYYIEVSNAHAKAVPADYVGKQTLVNAQRFFTSELKEKEDLILSTEERRVREEQRVFDGLCASIATRAAALQRTAQAMATIDAVQSLAMTARAHGYRRPMVDDSLALEIVGGRHPVLERVVSEAFVPNDLDLDVERRQFALITGPNMSGKSTFLRQTALIALMAQLGSFVPAERARVGVVDRIFTRVGAADRLSRGESTFLVEMNETAAILRHVTNHSLVILDEIGRGTSTYDGLSIAWAVTEHLLQGGVARPRTLFATHFHELTQLRSSYPRLVNLKIAIREWEGGIVFLRKIVPGTSDRSFGIHAARVAGLPPSVIRRAEEILESLELRRNLVAKGFDLAESRDQMSLFTPPAAGPGDGSELHDRIDAFDVDNSTPLDALQFIRDLKNRPR, from the coding sequence ATGAGCGACACCACCACGCCGCTGATGTCCCAGTACCGCGACATCAAGCGAAGCCACAGCGACTGCATACTCCTGTTCCGCGTGGGCGACTTCTACGAGACGTTCTACGAGGATGCCGTGGATATCGCCGGTATTCTCAACATCACCCTGACGACGCGCGACAAGAACAAGCCCAACCCCATCCCCCTGGCGGGGGTTCCGTTTCACGCCGCGGAGACGTACATCACGCGCCTGCTTGCGGCCGGGCGGAAGGTGGCGGTCTGCGAGCAGGTGGAGGATCCGGCACTGGCCAAGGGACTGGTGCGCCGCGAGGTGGTGGAGGTCCTCACCCCCGGCACCGCGCTCAACGCGCAACTGGTGGCCGACGCCGACAACAACTACTGCCTGGGCGTGTTCCCAACCGAAGACGGAATGCGTGCGGTGGCACTGATCGATGTGGGGACGGGTGAGTGCGCGTGTGGTGAGGCGGACGGCGACGCCTACCTCCACCTCATCCAGGGCAAGCGCATCCGCGAACTGGTGGTGCCCGCGGCGGCGGCGGACGAGTTGCGCACGTCGCTCGCGCCGCATCTGGGCAATCCGTTCCTGACCGCGCTCTCCGACGATGAATTCGACCTGGCGCCGGCGCGTGCCGCGTTGGCCGCGCACTTTGGCGACGGAGCGGAAGCGCTCGTGGGCGCACTCACCGCGGGGGAGGCCGCGGTCACCGGCGCTCTGGTGCGCCATTGCCTGCGCCTGCGCGGCGGGGTTCTGCCCCAGGTGGTCACGGTGACCCGGCTGGGCGCGGCGCCGTTCCTGTCGCTGGACGAGGAGACCATCGCCAACCTCGAGTTGTTCGAACCGTTGCGGGGTGGAGTGCAGAGTGCCACCCTGCTGCGCACGCTGGACCGGACCCTCACACCGATGGGGGCGCGGGCGCTGCGCCACTGGATCCAGCGGCCGCTGTGCGACGTGGCGCGAATCGACGAGCGCCTGGACGCGGTGGCGCGCGTGCACAGCGACGCCGGGATGGCCGAACTGCTGGTGCGCGCGCTCAAGGGGGTGGCCGACGTGCAGCGCCTTTCGGCGCGCATCGCGTCGCGCAAGGCGATCCCGCGCGAGCTGCACGCGTTGCGCGAATCCCTGGAGAAGATCCCCGGGCTGGCCGGGGTGGTGGGAACCTGCGGCACCCCGCTGCTGGAATCGGCGGGCACAATGCTGGGTGAGCACGCCGCGTTGTGCGGCGAGATCGAACGGGCCATCGTGGTGGAGCCCCCCTCGCATCTGCGGGAAGGGGGCGTCATCCGCCGTGGGTTCGACGCCGACCTCGACCGGCTCATCGATGAGAGCGAGTCCGCCAGGAAGTGGATTGCCAGCCTGGAGGCGCGCGAGCGCGATCGCAGCGGCATCGCGTCGCTCAAGGTGGGCTACAACAAGGTATTCGGCTATTACATCGAGGTGTCCAACGCCCACGCGAAGGCGGTCCCCGCGGACTACGTCGGCAAGCAGACCCTCGTCAACGCCCAGCGGTTCTTCACTTCCGAGCTCAAGGAGAAGGAGGATCTTATCCTGAGCACGGAGGAGCGGCGTGTGCGCGAAGAGCAGCGCGTGTTCGACGGGCTGTGCGCTTCCATCGCCACACGCGCGGCAGCACTGCAGCGCACCGCGCAGGCGATGGCCACCATCGACGCCGTCCAGTCGCTGGCCATGACGGCGCGTGCCCACGGTTACCGCCGTCCCATGGTGGACGATTCGCTCGCCCTGGAGATCGTGGGCGGGCGCCACCCGGTGCTAGAGCGGGTGGTGTCCGAGGCGTTCGTTCCCAATGACCTCGATCTGGACGTGGAGCGCCGACAATTCGCGCTGATCACCGGACCCAACATGTCGGGCAAGAGCACGTTCCTGCGCCAGACGGCGCTTATCGCGCTGATGGCGCAACTGGGCTCGTTCGTCCCCGCGGAGCGCGCGCGCGTGGGGGTGGTGGACCGCATCTTCACCCGCGTGGGTGCCGCCGACCGGCTGTCGCGGGGCGAGTCAACCTTCCTGGTGGAGATGAACGAAACCGCGGCCATCCTGCGCCACGTGACCAACCACAGCCTGGTCATCCTGGACGAGATCGGCCGCGGTACGTCGACGTACGACGGCCTCTCCATTGCCTGGGCGGTGACCGAACACCTCCTGCAGGGAGGCGTGGCGCGGCCGCGCACGCTCTTCGCCACGCATTTCCACGAACTGACGCAGTTGCGCAGTTCGTACCCGCGCCTCGTCAACCTGAAGATTGCCATCCGCGAGTGGGAGGGCGGCATCGTGTTCCTGCGCAAGATCGTCCCGGGTACCAGCGACCGCAGCTTCGGCATCCACGCCGCGCGGGTGGCGGGGCTGCCGCCGTCGGTGATCCGCCGCGCCGAGGAGATCCTGGAGTCGCTGGAGTTGCGCCGCAACCTGGTGGCAAAGGGGTTCGACCTGGCCGAGTCGCGCGACCAGATGAGTCTCTTCACGCCCCCGGCCGCGGGGCCCGGCGACGGGTCGGAACTCCACGACCGCATCGACGCCTTCGACGTGGACAACTCCACCCCCCTCGACGCGCTGCAGTTCATCCGCGATCTGAAGAACCGCCCCCGCTGA
- the mutL gene encoding DNA mismatch repair endonuclease MutL, whose protein sequence is MPVIRTLPDDVARRIAAGEVVERPASVVKELVENAVDAGARSITVVTVGAGEALIEVHDDGAGMGREDVELAPRNFSTSKIHDVDDLHRITTYGFRGEALASISAVSRFELTSSDRAGGEGWRVRVEGKSIVSSEPAAHDRGTTVRVRDLFFNTPARKRFLKSTVTERKRILETILSFALILPEVEMHFVDDGRHVLDLLPAPSWRERVAAVVGADVMRHMVDVDAQSGPMRVTGFVSLPSHTRGNRFSQFFFVNNRAVRERTLVHAVQDANRNVIPYKRYPVAVLSVSMPADEVDVNVHPSKLEVRVRNERVVFGTVRNAIKSALSARSEPAMAVGAGYSREAEEAAAGAQPAWPAGAPGNGTGMGPAAGGASIRDAFEDYLTRKPPLAGATAPLPFPTQAAGADEVARIAPTDDALFWQFNNTFIFIQVRGGVVVIDQHAAHERIIFDRGMRLLEDAASPSQQILFSIPIDLSLRELEVFRSSREVFQKLGFTLEPFGGTNILVRGYPQGIRNWADGRLLLQIFDDILADRAPGNTHTEKLVASYACRSAIKAGQRMSVEEMKLLADQLFAVENPYSCPHGRPTIHRLSLEEIERWFHRR, encoded by the coding sequence ATGCCTGTCATTAGAACACTTCCAGATGACGTCGCGCGCCGCATCGCCGCCGGAGAGGTGGTCGAGCGGCCCGCCTCGGTGGTCAAGGAACTGGTTGAGAACGCCGTCGACGCGGGCGCGCGCAGCATCACCGTGGTGACGGTCGGGGCGGGCGAGGCGCTGATCGAGGTTCACGACGACGGGGCCGGAATGGGCCGCGAAGACGTGGAACTCGCGCCGCGCAACTTCTCCACCAGCAAGATCCACGACGTCGACGACCTGCACCGGATCACCACCTACGGCTTCCGCGGCGAGGCGCTGGCGAGCATCTCGGCGGTGTCGCGCTTCGAACTGACCTCGAGTGACCGGGCGGGCGGGGAAGGTTGGCGCGTGCGGGTGGAGGGCAAGTCGATCGTCAGCAGCGAGCCGGCCGCCCACGATCGCGGCACCACGGTGCGCGTGCGCGACCTGTTCTTCAATACGCCGGCGCGCAAGCGCTTCCTCAAGTCGACCGTCACCGAGCGCAAGCGGATCCTGGAGACCATCCTGTCCTTCGCGTTGATTCTGCCCGAGGTGGAGATGCACTTCGTCGATGACGGGCGCCACGTGCTGGATCTGCTGCCGGCCCCGAGCTGGCGCGAGCGTGTGGCGGCGGTGGTCGGCGCGGACGTGATGCGGCACATGGTGGACGTGGACGCGCAGTCCGGTCCCATGCGCGTGACGGGATTCGTGAGCCTGCCCTCGCACACCCGTGGCAACCGTTTCAGTCAGTTTTTCTTCGTCAACAACCGTGCCGTGCGCGAACGCACCCTGGTGCACGCGGTGCAGGACGCCAACCGCAACGTGATTCCATACAAACGCTATCCGGTGGCGGTACTTTCCGTGTCGATGCCCGCCGACGAAGTGGATGTGAACGTGCATCCCAGCAAGCTCGAGGTGCGCGTGCGCAACGAGCGCGTCGTGTTCGGCACGGTGCGCAACGCCATCAAGTCCGCCCTGTCCGCGCGCAGCGAACCCGCCATGGCGGTGGGCGCGGGCTATTCGCGTGAGGCGGAAGAGGCGGCAGCGGGCGCCCAACCGGCGTGGCCGGCGGGTGCACCGGGCAACGGCACCGGGATGGGGCCGGCCGCGGGCGGTGCCAGCATCCGTGACGCCTTCGAGGACTACCTGACCCGCAAGCCTCCGCTGGCCGGCGCGACCGCACCGCTGCCGTTTCCGACGCAGGCCGCCGGTGCCGACGAGGTGGCGCGCATCGCCCCCACCGACGACGCGCTGTTCTGGCAGTTCAACAACACATTCATCTTCATCCAGGTGCGGGGCGGTGTGGTGGTGATCGACCAGCACGCGGCGCACGAGCGGATCATCTTCGATCGCGGTATGCGCCTGCTGGAGGATGCCGCCTCGCCCTCGCAGCAGATTCTGTTCAGCATTCCCATCGACCTGTCGCTGCGCGAACTGGAGGTGTTTCGCTCCTCGCGCGAGGTATTCCAGAAGCTGGGCTTCACCCTGGAACCGTTCGGGGGGACGAACATCCTGGTGCGCGGCTACCCGCAGGGGATCCGTAACTGGGCGGATGGTCGTCTGCTGCTGCAGATCTTCGACGATATCCTCGCCGACCGCGCACCCGGCAATACCCACACGGAGAAGCTGGTGGCGAGTTATGCCTGCCGCAGTGCCATCAAGGCCGGGCAGCGCATGTCGGTGGAGGAGATGAAGTTGCTCGCCGACCAGCTGTTCGCCGTCGAGAACCCCTACTCGTGCCCCCACGGGCGCCCCACCATCCATCGCCTCTCGCTCGAAGAGATCGAGAGATGGTTCCACCGCCGGTAA
- a CDS encoding SPOR domain-containing protein, which produces MIPSPATRSSARRNTWLLVMVACAALAADAAAREDAGDLIRRARREAANGRYAEAESSYARAARIARGEERAEALFSQAGLMRSARDAAATYERLMGDGRAGEWSQLAALELAKIHYAMGRYEAARETLRVARLSGSSDEAALFEGMSDVMAGDFDAAIAPLERIRRGRHRTWAMVTRAEAEAGAGRNAAACDIYESLARARVNPAAWYRYAECLEAEGDMARAREEYAELAEEYPQTPEAIRCAGKLSAQVETPPPPRGEEQAAVIPPGKGYTIQFGSFTDRANAIRLSSRIKETFPGVRIDSELVNYREVFRVRIGYYASREEADAAGRDMAQRLDERYTIMPVRPNP; this is translated from the coding sequence TTGATACCTTCTCCCGCAACACGAAGTAGCGCGCGCCGCAACACATGGCTGCTGGTGATGGTGGCGTGCGCCGCCCTTGCCGCGGATGCCGCCGCGCGCGAGGACGCCGGCGACCTGATCCGGCGCGCGCGCCGCGAGGCGGCCAACGGGCGCTACGCGGAAGCCGAGTCCAGCTATGCGCGTGCCGCACGCATAGCGCGGGGGGAGGAGCGCGCAGAAGCACTGTTCTCTCAGGCGGGACTGATGCGTTCCGCGCGGGACGCGGCGGCGACTTACGAACGCCTCATGGGTGACGGCCGCGCCGGGGAGTGGAGCCAGCTGGCGGCGCTGGAGCTGGCCAAGATCCACTACGCGATGGGACGCTACGAAGCGGCGCGCGAGACCCTTCGCGTCGCGCGCCTGTCGGGATCCTCCGATGAGGCCGCCCTGTTCGAGGGAATGTCCGACGTGATGGCGGGCGATTTCGACGCGGCCATCGCGCCGCTGGAGCGTATCCGCCGGGGCCGTCACCGCACGTGGGCAATGGTGACGCGGGCCGAGGCCGAGGCCGGTGCGGGACGAAACGCGGCCGCCTGCGACATCTACGAATCGCTCGCGCGGGCGCGGGTGAACCCGGCCGCCTGGTACCGGTACGCGGAGTGCCTGGAGGCGGAGGGCGACATGGCGCGCGCGCGGGAGGAATACGCTGAACTGGCCGAGGAGTACCCGCAGACGCCGGAGGCCATCCGTTGCGCGGGCAAGCTTTCGGCGCAGGTGGAAACCCCGCCGCCACCGCGCGGGGAAGAGCAAGCCGCGGTCATTCCGCCGGGAAAGGGCTACACCATCCAGTTCGGGTCGTTTACCGATCGCGCCAACGCCATCCGGCTTTCCTCCCGCATCAAGGAGACCTTCCCGGGCGTGCGCATCGACAGCGAGCTGGTCAACTACCGCGAGGTGTTCCGTGTCCGCATCGGCTACTACGCCTCACGCGAAGAGGCCGACGCCGCCGGACGGGACATGGCACAACGCCTCGACGAGCGCTACACCATCATGCCGGTTCGGCCGAATCCATGA
- a CDS encoding tetratricopeptide repeat protein: MNDTTALQFLAGALGVLFIAGAVWLLRGRQERVVERVADPYIEGLKLMIDGRGEEAFLRLQQAIVAGTAPTDAYIRIGKMLRERGDAARALQIHRSLTVKSDLTRQERINVFVNLAEDYVALGRADRALESVETAMRRTGLRDPALIGLAARACHSLERTEEAYEYFKELKKAGGIGNREIALYLASVSEGEIEKGRTRDARKTLIRALRHDPECAPALLALGRLEEKAGEMGGAIRYWRHAATISPELAPVALRSLERALYQKGTFNDIEAVYRDVLDSRPGDEHAALALASFYRKQGRTGDALHLLEDYGHSHPGSVASTVLLSSLYASRGDSDELEDFLDRSERALERETQFRCGSCGHLSGEMRWHCPRCNRFDTFSRNTK, from the coding sequence ATGAACGATACCACGGCACTCCAGTTTCTGGCCGGCGCCCTCGGCGTCCTCTTCATCGCGGGGGCGGTGTGGCTGCTGCGCGGCCGCCAGGAACGCGTGGTCGAGCGCGTGGCCGACCCGTACATCGAGGGCCTCAAGCTGATGATCGACGGGCGTGGCGAGGAGGCCTTCCTGCGCCTTCAGCAGGCGATCGTCGCCGGCACCGCCCCCACCGACGCCTACATCCGAATTGGCAAGATGCTGCGCGAGCGCGGGGATGCGGCGCGCGCGCTGCAGATCCACCGGAGCCTCACCGTCAAGTCGGACCTCACCCGCCAGGAGCGCATCAACGTGTTTGTCAACCTGGCCGAGGACTACGTTGCGCTGGGCCGCGCGGATCGTGCGCTGGAGTCGGTGGAGACCGCCATGCGCCGCACCGGCCTGCGCGACCCCGCGCTCATCGGGCTGGCGGCGCGTGCCTGTCACAGCCTGGAACGAACCGAGGAGGCCTACGAGTACTTCAAGGAACTCAAGAAGGCGGGTGGCATCGGCAATCGAGAGATCGCCCTGTATCTCGCCAGCGTCTCCGAGGGGGAGATCGAGAAGGGCCGGACCCGGGACGCGCGCAAGACCCTGATCCGGGCGCTGCGTCACGACCCCGAGTGCGCGCCGGCCCTGCTCGCGCTGGGCCGCCTGGAGGAGAAGGCGGGCGAGATGGGCGGTGCCATCCGCTACTGGCGCCACGCGGCCACGATCTCACCGGAACTGGCGCCAGTCGCGTTGCGCAGTCTGGAACGCGCGCTCTACCAGAAGGGAACCTTCAACGACATCGAGGCCGTGTACCGTGACGTGCTCGACAGCCGTCCCGGCGACGAACACGCCGCGCTCGCGCTGGCGTCGTTCTACCGCAAGCAGGGGCGCACCGGGGATGCGCTGCATCTGCTGGAAGACTACGGCCATTCCCATCCGGGCTCGGTGGCTAGCACGGTGCTGCTCTCCTCGCTGTACGCGTCGCGGGGCGACTCCGACGAACTGGAAGACTTCCTGGACCGCAGCGAGCGCGCGCTGGAACGCGAGACGCAGTTCCGGTGCGGTTCCTGCGGCCACCTGTCCGGCGAGATGCGCTGGCACTGCCCGAGGTGCAACCGCTTTGATACCTTCTCCCGCAACACGAAGTAG
- the miaA gene encoding tRNA (adenosine(37)-N6)-dimethylallyltransferase MiaA translates to MVPPPVSPPAAVRCVAVMGATATGKSALAMQLAAEFRGEIISMDSRQVYRGFDIGTAKPTPAERERIPHHLVDTLEPHLVSSAGRHADAVRALLPEIVARGHVPFLVGGTGLYFRALFHGLGPVAIPREEQQRIRAGFAGRATEDMYAELQARDPERASALSRNDRVRIARALEIIAFTGRPASEALRQSNGNPEVAVYLKLVLTMPRGALRFRIAERTHALFSAGWPEEVDRLMRAGVAPDAPAMRSLGYGELAAAIVAGADPISRLDEVITRTRQYAKRQETFFRRERDAFWLDVSNAGAPSRARGLVAAFLAAQSGASGPQ, encoded by the coding sequence ATGGTTCCACCGCCGGTAAGCCCACCCGCGGCCGTGCGCTGCGTCGCCGTGATGGGCGCGACCGCCACCGGCAAGAGCGCGCTCGCCATGCAGCTCGCGGCGGAGTTCCGCGGCGAGATCATCTCCATGGACTCGCGCCAGGTGTACCGCGGTTTCGACATCGGCACCGCGAAGCCCACCCCGGCGGAGCGCGAGCGCATACCTCACCACCTCGTCGATACCCTCGAACCGCACCTGGTCTCCAGCGCGGGGCGCCACGCGGACGCGGTGCGCGCGTTGCTGCCGGAGATCGTCGCGCGCGGGCACGTGCCGTTTCTGGTGGGGGGGACCGGACTTTATTTCCGCGCACTGTTCCACGGCCTGGGTCCGGTGGCGATTCCGCGCGAGGAGCAACAGCGTATCCGCGCGGGCTTCGCGGGCCGCGCGACCGAAGACATGTACGCGGAGTTGCAGGCGCGCGACCCCGAGCGTGCCAGCGCGCTTTCCCGCAATGACCGGGTTCGTATCGCACGCGCCCTGGAGATCATTGCGTTCACGGGGCGTCCGGCCAGCGAGGCCCTGCGCCAGTCCAACGGGAACCCGGAAGTTGCGGTCTATCTGAAGCTCGTGCTGACCATGCCGCGCGGCGCCCTTCGCTTTCGCATCGCGGAGAGAACGCACGCGCTGTTTTCGGCCGGTTGGCCGGAGGAGGTGGACCGGCTGATGCGCGCGGGTGTCGCGCCGGATGCCCCCGCCATGCGGAGTCTGGGTTACGGGGAGCTCGCCGCCGCCATCGTGGCGGGAGCAGACCCGATATCGCGGCTCGACGAGGTGATCACCCGCACCCGCCAGTACGCGAAACGCCAGGAGACGTTCTTCCGCCGCGAGCGCGATGCGTTCTGGCTGGACGTGTCCAACGCGGGCGCCCCGAGCCGTGCGCGGGGCCTGGTTGCCGCGTTCCTGGCGGCGCAGAGCGGCGCGTCCGGGCCTCAATAA